The Methylomusa anaerophila genome has a segment encoding these proteins:
- the ftsE gene encoding cell division ATP-binding protein FtsE — translation MIYMSEVSKIYSNGLVALADITVEIASGDFVFIVGPSGAGKSTFIKLIFREELPSSGKIVVNGRNVANMSPGDVPYLRRNLGIVFQDFRLLPNKTVYDNVAFAMRVVEAPRREIQKRVYNVLELVGLRHKVRTYPAELSGGEQQRVAIARAIVNNPAVVIADEPTGNLDPDTSWEIMKVLDSINKAGTTVVMATHDKTVVDGMRKRVLAIEKGRIVRDQQKGVYGYED, via the coding sequence TTGATCTACATGAGTGAAGTGTCGAAAATTTACAGCAACGGCTTAGTTGCATTAGCAGATATAACGGTCGAAATCGCCAGCGGTGATTTTGTATTTATTGTGGGTCCCAGCGGCGCCGGTAAATCGACATTCATAAAACTAATCTTCCGGGAGGAATTGCCAAGCAGTGGGAAAATTGTAGTGAACGGACGCAACGTTGCCAATATGTCGCCCGGCGATGTTCCCTATCTCCGGCGTAATTTAGGGATAGTTTTTCAAGACTTCCGCCTGCTGCCCAATAAAACGGTTTATGATAATGTTGCCTTTGCCATGAGAGTTGTTGAAGCCCCGCGGCGGGAAATACAAAAACGGGTGTACAACGTACTGGAATTAGTCGGGTTACGACATAAAGTCCGCACTTATCCGGCGGAATTGTCCGGCGGAGAACAGCAGCGGGTAGCCATCGCCCGGGCGATTGTCAACAATCCGGCGGTTGTGATCGCCGACGAGCCGACCGGTAACCTTGACCCGGATACTTCCTGGGAAATTATGAAAGTGTTGGACAGCATTAACAAGGCAGGCACCACCGTTGTCATGGCGACTCATGACAAAACGGTGGTTGATGGTATGAGGAAACGGGTTTTGGCGATAGAAAAGGGCCGTATAGTTCGTGATCAGCAAAAAGGGGTATACGGCTATGAAGATTAG
- a CDS encoding YitT family protein, translating into MGHKLAWLRGYLGITLGAAVTAVALNMFLIPNKVAAGGVSGLATVLHYTFGLPVGMTMLALNIPLFLGSVKVLGARFGINTLFGAAVLAAAIDIMAPFTPVLTSDLLLNSLYGGVLSGIGMGLVFKFKGTTAGTDLAAAIINKLFGVSIGQALLGVDFFVIALAGLVFNSAELSLYALISLFVTTQIIDLVQEGPSSAKAFVIMTNCPAQVAKAILEKLGRGVTFLSGRGAYTNTQRDVVFCVVSTSEVSYMKELIYKLDRKAFVIVADAHEVLGEGFKSH; encoded by the coding sequence ATGGGACATAAACTGGCATGGTTGCGCGGTTACCTGGGGATAACCCTGGGGGCGGCGGTTACAGCTGTGGCCCTCAATATGTTTCTTATCCCCAACAAAGTGGCGGCTGGCGGCGTTAGCGGCCTGGCTACCGTGCTGCACTATACCTTCGGTTTACCGGTGGGGATGACTATGCTGGCCCTTAACATTCCTTTGTTTTTAGGAAGCGTCAAAGTGCTTGGCGCCCGGTTTGGGATAAACACTTTGTTTGGAGCCGCAGTTTTGGCGGCTGCCATTGACATCATGGCGCCGTTTACCCCCGTATTAACCAGCGATTTGCTGTTAAATTCCCTGTACGGCGGCGTACTGTCCGGTATCGGCATGGGGCTTGTATTTAAGTTTAAAGGCACAACCGCCGGCACTGATCTGGCAGCCGCAATTATTAATAAGTTATTCGGCGTCAGTATAGGGCAAGCATTGTTAGGGGTGGATTTTTTTGTCATAGCTTTGGCGGGCTTGGTCTTCAACAGTGCTGAACTCTCATTATACGCACTTATATCCCTATTTGTAACTACTCAAATCATTGACTTGGTGCAGGAAGGGCCCAGCTCCGCCAAAGCTTTTGTCATTATGACCAATTGTCCGGCGCAGGTGGCGAAAGCCATCCTGGAAAAACTGGGGCGCGGGGTGACATTTCTCTCGGGGCGGGGCGCTTATACCAATACGCAGCGGGATGTTGTATTCTGCGTCGTCAGCACCAGTGAGGTGTCCTATATGAAAGAATTGATTTACAAGCTTGACCGTAAAGCGTTTGTTATCGTTGCTGACGCTCACGAGGTGTTGGGGGAAGGATTTAAATCTCATTAA
- a CDS encoding transketolase family protein, with amino-acid sequence MIATREAYGVALKELGERNKDVVVLDADLSKSTKTNVFGKAIPDRFINVGIAEQNLMGVAAGLAAAGKIPFASTFAMFAAGRAFEQVRNSICYPRLNVKIAATHAGITVGEDGATHQALEDLCLMRSLPNMTVIVPADAAETRRVVDFAAEYDGPVYIRLGRAGVPELFGESYEFQLGKAVQLADGKDVTIIACGLMVSPARTAAEWLIEAGYSARVLNMATIKPLDIESIVAAVRDTGAVVTCEEHSIIGGLGGAVAEAMAEHAPAPLERVGVKDTFGESGTPAALLQKYHLTVDDIVAAVKRAVIRKKG; translated from the coding sequence ATGATTGCAACCCGGGAAGCTTACGGTGTTGCGTTGAAGGAATTGGGGGAGCGAAATAAAGACGTGGTTGTTCTTGACGCCGACCTGTCCAAATCGACGAAAACCAATGTTTTCGGTAAAGCTATTCCTGACCGGTTCATTAATGTAGGTATCGCGGAGCAGAACTTGATGGGCGTGGCCGCCGGGCTGGCTGCCGCGGGAAAGATTCCTTTCGCTTCGACTTTTGCCATGTTTGCCGCCGGGCGGGCGTTTGAACAAGTTCGCAACTCCATATGCTACCCCCGTCTTAATGTAAAAATCGCGGCCACTCATGCGGGAATTACCGTAGGGGAAGACGGGGCGACCCATCAGGCGTTAGAAGACCTATGCCTCATGCGTTCATTGCCCAATATGACTGTCATTGTTCCCGCCGACGCTGCTGAGACCAGGCGGGTTGTGGATTTCGCCGCTGAATATGACGGACCTGTTTACATTCGCTTAGGACGAGCCGGGGTGCCGGAACTGTTCGGCGAATCCTATGAATTTCAACTGGGAAAAGCCGTTCAGCTTGCCGATGGCAAAGATGTGACCATTATTGCCTGCGGCCTGATGGTGTCGCCGGCGCGTACTGCGGCTGAGTGGCTGATTGAGGCGGGATATAGCGCCAGAGTATTAAATATGGCTACAATTAAACCGCTGGACATTGAATCCATCGTGGCGGCCGTAAGGGACACCGGCGCCGTCGTAACCTGCGAAGAACATTCCATTATCGGCGGTTTAGGCGGCGCCGTCGCCGAAGCGATGGCTGAACACGCTCCGGCCCCGCTGGAAAGAGTAGGCGTGAAAGACACCTTCGGGGAATCCGGCACTCCCGCCGCCCTCTTGCAAAAATATCACCTGACTGTCGATGATATCGTGGCGGCTGTCAAACGGGCAGTCATCAGAAAGAAAGGATAA
- the ftsX gene encoding permease-like cell division protein FtsX — MKIRAVEYFIKEALSSLRRNSLMSIASITTVALSLLILGMFLTVVLNLNHIASTLENQVQISVYLQDDLSDLDMREIGTRITKIPGVTQVLFVDKNEAMARFQERLGEQKELLTALGETNPLPNAFEVKVDKPEQVKPVAQSVEQLEGVENTKFGQAVIEQLFSLTRMIRILGLILIVFLALAALFIISNTIRITVFARRKEIGIMKYVGATDWFIRWPFMIEGMVLGFGGALIAVLILNQTYSALTAKVYESLAFLPLIPKQPFLTNVSIILLVTGTAIGALGSSISLRRFMRV, encoded by the coding sequence ATGAAGATTAGGGCTGTTGAGTACTTTATCAAGGAAGCCTTGTCTTCTTTGCGCCGCAATAGCCTGATGAGCATAGCTTCTATTACTACGGTAGCATTGTCGCTCTTGATTTTGGGTATGTTTTTGACCGTGGTTCTTAACTTGAACCATATCGCTTCCACTCTTGAAAATCAAGTACAAATTTCCGTATATCTGCAGGACGATTTATCCGATCTGGATATGCGGGAAATCGGTACGCGCATAACAAAGATTCCAGGAGTTACACAGGTACTGTTTGTTGATAAAAATGAGGCCATGGCCCGTTTCCAGGAGCGGCTGGGTGAACAGAAGGAATTATTGACTGCCTTGGGAGAAACCAATCCCCTGCCCAATGCCTTTGAAGTGAAAGTGGACAAGCCGGAGCAGGTCAAGCCGGTAGCCCAAAGCGTTGAACAGCTGGAAGGAGTGGAAAATACCAAATTTGGCCAGGCAGTGATCGAGCAGCTTTTTAGCTTGACCCGCATGATCCGTATTTTGGGGCTCATTCTGATTGTATTTTTGGCGCTGGCGGCGCTGTTCATTATTTCCAACACCATTCGCATAACAGTATTTGCCCGGCGCAAGGAAATCGGCATCATGAAATATGTCGGCGCTACCGACTGGTTTATTCGCTGGCCTTTCATGATTGAGGGCATGGTTTTAGGGTTTGGCGGGGCGCTCATCGCTGTACTCATCCTGAACCAGACTTACTCCGCCCTAACCGCTAAAGTATATGAGTCGCTGGCTTTTCTGCCGCTTATTCCGAAACAACCTTTTCTTACAAATGTCAGCATCATTTTGCTTGTGACCGGGACTGCTATCGGCGCTTTGGGGAGTAGTATATCATTACGCCGCTTCATGAGGGTGTAG
- a CDS encoding site-2 protease family protein → MSQWKVIYFGRRVVRRLWVGLMGLIAVLKLGGTMSAAVSMVLSLLVYALAFGVQFAAGFIILLLVHELGHVLASRVVGIKAAGPMFIPFIGAIIHLNKMPLNAKMTANIAIGGPAAGTISAMICLAFYLWTDSVLMLVLSYTACILNLFNLIPCTPLDGERIAAAISPRLWWLGSLVIGVVFLYTYNIFILVIFLFSLLQLWQGEEEKDEQYYQLTAFQRFTVAWWYFGLLCVLGFTTLYVTDLLK, encoded by the coding sequence GTGAGCCAGTGGAAGGTAATTTATTTTGGCAGGCGGGTAGTTCGCCGGCTATGGGTTGGGCTAATGGGGCTGATTGCCGTCTTAAAGCTTGGTGGCACTATGTCTGCCGCTGTGTCCATGGTTCTATCTTTACTCGTATATGCACTGGCTTTCGGCGTCCAGTTCGCCGCCGGATTTATCATATTGCTCCTGGTGCATGAACTGGGTCATGTTCTGGCTTCCCGCGTTGTCGGTATTAAGGCTGCCGGTCCTATGTTTATCCCCTTTATTGGGGCAATCATTCATCTCAACAAAATGCCCCTCAATGCCAAAATGACTGCGAACATCGCCATTGGCGGCCCGGCTGCCGGAACGATCAGCGCGATGATTTGCCTGGCATTCTATCTTTGGACAGATAGCGTGTTGATGCTGGTACTATCTTATACCGCCTGTATTCTTAATCTTTTCAATCTGATTCCCTGTACGCCGCTGGATGGTGAACGGATCGCCGCAGCCATTTCACCCCGCCTTTGGTGGCTGGGAAGCTTGGTTATCGGCGTGGTATTTTTATATACGTATAATATTTTTATTCTGGTAATTTTCCTGTTTTCTCTCCTGCAGTTGTGGCAGGGAGAGGAAGAGAAGGATGAGCAATATTATCAACTCACGGCTTTTCAGCGGTTTACCGTTGCCTGGTGGTATTTTGGCTTGTTGTGTGTACTGGGATTTACAACTTTGTATGTAACCGACCTGCTGAAGTAA
- a CDS encoding transketolase — MATKLNPDQIRELTNRAASVRRNIVSMITEAASGHPGGSLSATDILTTLYFAQMKIDPGQPKDPDRDRFVLSKGHGAPVLYAVLAEKGFFPREELLTLRKVDSRLQGHPEMKHTPGVDMTTGSLGQGISAACGMALAAKLDARDYRVFVLLGDGELEEGQVWEAAMFAAHYKLNNLTAFVDFNGLQIDGPVSEVMSPLPIPEKWAAFGWNVLQIDGHDFNAIYDAIETAKTVQDKPTVIVAKTVKGKGVCQMENVVDWHGKAPSREECDTFLSTMGSIND, encoded by the coding sequence GTGGCAACTAAGCTTAATCCGGACCAAATCCGAGAGCTGACCAACCGCGCCGCATCCGTACGGCGCAACATTGTAAGCATGATTACTGAAGCGGCATCCGGTCATCCTGGCGGTTCCTTATCGGCAACGGATATTCTGACTACTTTGTATTTCGCCCAAATGAAAATCGATCCGGGGCAGCCAAAGGACCCTGACCGGGATCGCTTTGTTCTGTCCAAAGGGCATGGTGCGCCTGTTTTGTACGCTGTACTGGCGGAAAAAGGATTTTTTCCGCGGGAAGAGCTGTTAACTTTGCGTAAAGTTGACAGCCGTCTCCAGGGACATCCGGAAATGAAACATACCCCGGGAGTGGATATGACTACCGGTTCTCTGGGACAAGGCATAAGTGCGGCTTGCGGCATGGCCTTGGCGGCTAAACTGGACGCAAGGGACTACCGGGTATTTGTCCTCCTGGGAGACGGTGAGCTGGAAGAGGGGCAAGTTTGGGAGGCGGCGATGTTTGCTGCCCATTATAAACTTAATAACCTGACGGCTTTTGTTGATTTTAACGGTCTTCAGATTGACGGACCGGTAAGTGAAGTCATGTCGCCGCTGCCTATCCCTGAAAAATGGGCGGCATTCGGCTGGAATGTGCTTCAGATTGACGGACACGATTTCAATGCCATTTACGACGCGATTGAAACTGCCAAGACAGTGCAGGACAAGCCTACCGTAATTGTTGCTAAAACGGTAAAAGGCAAAGGGGTCTGCCAGATGGAAAACGTTGTTGACTGGCACGGTAAAGCTCCCAGCCGCGAGGAATGCGACACATTTTTGAGTACGATGGGATCTATAAATGATTAG